Proteins from one Ornithobacterium rhinotracheale genomic window:
- the traJ gene encoding conjugative transposon protein TraJ: MILLAVDFTNLHEMLRNLYDEMMPLASQMSSVARGIAGLGALFYIAMRVWQSLARAEPIDVYPMLRPFAIGLAIMFFPTIVLGTLNTVLSPIVTGTHSILEGQTLNLHQLQEQKDLLEKEAMRRNPETSYLVDDEEFDKKLEELGWSPKDLATTGAMYAERSMYKLGQQIKNMFRELLEILFQAAALVIDTIRTFFLVVLSILGPIAFAFSVWDGFQSTMSQWFTRYISVYLWLPISDLFSALLAKMQTLILANDIEQLSNPDFIPDTSNTVYIIFMIIGIVGYFTIPSVAGWVVQAGGMGNLGRNINQTAQKAGNIASAGAGAAAGYVAGKLFNRGGDEDEK; encoded by the coding sequence ATGATATTATTAGCCGTTGATTTTACCAACCTACACGAGATGCTTCGCAATCTCTATGATGAGATGATGCCATTGGCATCTCAGATGAGTTCCGTGGCTCGTGGGATTGCTGGACTAGGTGCTTTATTTTATATCGCTATGCGTGTCTGGCAATCCTTAGCACGAGCAGAACCTATTGATGTTTATCCGATGCTCCGTCCTTTTGCAATAGGGTTAGCCATTATGTTTTTTCCTACGATTGTGCTTGGCACACTCAATACGGTTTTAAGTCCTATCGTAACAGGTACCCATAGTATTTTGGAAGGACAAACTTTGAATTTACATCAGCTACAAGAGCAAAAAGACCTATTAGAAAAAGAAGCCATGCGTCGAAATCCTGAAACCTCTTACCTAGTAGATGACGAAGAGTTTGATAAAAAGTTAGAAGAATTAGGCTGGTCACCCAAAGATTTAGCTACTACGGGAGCCATGTATGCTGAACGAAGTATGTATAAATTAGGTCAGCAAATAAAAAATATGTTCCGAGAATTATTAGAAATTCTTTTTCAAGCCGCTGCTTTAGTGATTGATACAATACGCACCTTTTTTCTGGTCGTCCTTTCTATCCTCGGACCGATCGCCTTTGCCTTTTCCGTCTGGGATGGTTTTCAATCCACCATGAGCCAATGGTTTACAAGGTATATTAGTGTTTATTTATGGTTGCCTATATCGGACTTATTCAGTGCCTTGCTTGCTAAAATGCAAACCTTAATACTTGCTAATGATATTGAGCAATTATCCAACCCCGATTTTATTCCTGACACTTCGAATACTGTTTATATCATTTTTATGATTATCGGTATCGTAGGATATTTCACCATTCCATCAGTAGCTGGTTGGGTGGTTCAAGCGGGAGGTATGGGCAACTTGGGCAGAAATATTAACCAAACTGCACAAAAAGCTGGAAACATTGCCTCCGCAGGGGCTGGAGCCGCCGCTGGATATGTTGCTGGAAAACTCTTTAACAGAGGAGGAGATGAGGATGAGAAATAA
- a CDS encoding DUF4141 domain-containing protein, translated as MKRLIMTALVVLAIGASAPANAQWIVSDPGNLAQSIVNTAQEIVQTSSTAANTLKNFKEVEKVYKQGKKYYDALKKVKAVVKDARKVRETVLMVGDISEIYVTNFKKMTQDPNFSPDELEAIAFGYSQLLEESSGLLNDLKKIINASSLSMNDKERMDIIDQVYRDVKEYHSLIRYYTKKNISVSYLRAKKKNDTKRVLDLYGTESRYW; from the coding sequence ATGAAACGATTGATTATGACTGCATTGGTTGTACTAGCAATAGGCGCCAGTGCACCTGCTAACGCTCAATGGATAGTAAGCGACCCTGGGAACTTAGCACAAAGTATTGTGAACACAGCTCAAGAAATCGTACAGACTTCTTCGACCGCTGCCAATACACTTAAAAACTTCAAAGAAGTTGAAAAAGTGTACAAGCAAGGAAAGAAATACTACGATGCACTCAAAAAAGTGAAAGCCGTCGTAAAAGACGCACGAAAGGTTAGAGAAACCGTCTTAATGGTGGGGGATATTTCCGAAATCTATGTAACCAACTTCAAGAAGATGACCCAAGACCCCAATTTTAGCCCTGATGAATTAGAAGCCATTGCTTTTGGGTATTCTCAGTTATTGGAAGAGAGTTCAGGCTTACTGAATGATTTAAAGAAAATCATCAATGCGTCTTCATTGTCTATGAATGATAAGGAACGAATGGATATCATTGACCAAGTATATAGAGATGTTAAGGAATATCATAGCCTTATTCGTTATTACACGAAGAAAAACATATCGGTAAGTTATCTAAGAGCAAAAAAGAAAAACGATACCAAACGCGTATTGGATTTATACGGAACCGAGTCTAGGTATTGGTAA
- the traK gene encoding conjugative transposon protein TraK, whose protein sequence is MEFKILRNIEIGFKQIRMYAIIFASLCLVITLFSIGYAYYFAEQQREKIYVLDNGKSLILALSQDAKQNRPVEACEHIRRFHEFFFNIAPDKAAIESNMKRAFFLADKTAFNYYNDLAEKGYYNRIISGNIRQRIQIDSIVCNFDKYPYQVQTYAKQYITRASNMTERKLVTACQLVNSVRSDNNPQGFIMEQFRVIKKEDVQTVER, encoded by the coding sequence ATGGAATTTAAAATCTTAAGAAACATTGAAATTGGATTTAAACAAATCCGAATGTATGCGATTATTTTCGCTAGCTTGTGTCTTGTTATCACACTTTTTTCCATCGGCTATGCGTATTATTTCGCAGAACAACAACGAGAAAAAATCTATGTGCTAGACAATGGAAAATCCCTCATCTTAGCCCTTTCACAAGATGCTAAGCAAAACCGCCCCGTAGAAGCCTGTGAGCATATTAGAAGATTTCACGAGTTCTTTTTCAATATCGCACCTGACAAGGCCGCTATTGAAAGCAATATGAAAAGAGCCTTTTTCTTAGCCGACAAAACCGCTTTCAACTATTACAATGATTTAGCCGAAAAAGGCTATTACAACCGAATCATCTCGGGAAATATTCGTCAAAGAATACAAATCGATAGCATTGTATGTAATTTTGATAAGTATCCCTATCAAGTTCAAACTTATGCCAAGCAATACATCACTCGAGCCAGTAATATGACCGAGAGAAAATTAGTAACCGCTTGTCAATTGGTTAATTCTGTTCGTTCGGATAATAATCCCCAAGGCTTTATCATGGAGCAATTTCGAGTTATAAAAAAAGAAGATGTGCAAACCGTCGAACGCTAA
- a CDS encoding DUF4134 domain-containing protein codes for MRSCILASTVLFAQGNGVGGINEATKMVTSYFDPATKLIYAIGAVVGLIGGVKVYNKFSNGDPDTSKTAASWFGACIFLIVAATILRSFFL; via the coding sequence ATTAGGAGCTGTATCCTCGCATCAACTGTCCTATTTGCCCAAGGTAACGGCGTGGGTGGTATCAACGAAGCCACCAAAATGGTTACTTCTTACTTTGACCCCGCTACCAAACTTATCTATGCGATTGGTGCAGTGGTTGGACTAATCGGTGGCGTGAAAGTCTACAATAAATTCTCTAACGGAGATCCTGATACAAGTAAAACCGCCGCTTCGTGGTTTGGGGCTTGTATCTTTTTGATTGTAGCCGCTACCATTCTGAGATCTTTCTTTTTATAA
- a CDS encoding TraG family conjugative transposon ATPase has product MRNKSKTATLESKFPLLAIEDACVLSKEADISIGFEIALPELFTISSNDYDNLHSIWHKAVKVLPNFCIVHKQDWFTKENYEPNIQKENLSFLTRSYERHFNERPFLNHRCYLFITQTTEKRMRAQSNFSSLCKGHFLPKQVTKKEHFTRFLEAVAQFERILNDSGFLQLTRLTEKDYIGDKNSKGLWERYFSLTPDSHPSLQDICLSAEEMRIGNQRLCLHTLSNTEDLPAKVSPDSRYEGLSTDRSDCRLSFASPVGLLLSCNHIYNQYLFIDNSEKNLQRFEKSARNMHSLARYSRANQINKQWIDNYLNQAHSFGLTSIRAHFNVMAWSDNPQELRKIKNDCGSALAAMECKPHHNTVDVATLYWAGIPGNAADFPSEESFYTFIEPALCFFTQETNYHSSPSPFGIKMSDRLTGKPIHLDISDLPMKKGIITNRNKFVLGPSGSGKSFFTNHMVRQYYEQGTHVLMVDTGNSYQGICKLINTKTKGRDGVYFTYTEDNPIAFNPFYTDDNVFDIEKRESIKTLIMTLWKREDEPARRSEEVALSNAVNLYIQKIQADSSHIPSFNGFYEFVKEEYQKVLEQKQVREKDFDLMNFLNVLEPYYKGGEYDYLLNSDKEMDLLNKRFIVFEIDAIKDHPILFPVVTIIIMEVFINKMRRLQGIRKMILIEEAWKAIAKEGMAEYIKYLFKTVRKYFGEAVIVTQEVDDIIHSPIVKESIINNSDCKILLDQRKYMNKFEDIQRMLGLTEKEKSQILSINQNNDPNRLYKEVWIGLGGTHSAVYVTEVSPEEYLAYTTEESEKYELMQLTKKLDGNLELAIRQKAQERREELY; this is encoded by the coding sequence ATGAGAAATAAATCCAAAACAGCAACATTGGAGAGTAAATTTCCTTTGTTAGCCATTGAAGATGCTTGTGTGCTGTCCAAAGAAGCCGATATTAGTATCGGTTTTGAGATAGCCCTTCCCGAATTATTTACAATTTCTTCTAATGATTACGACAATCTACACTCGATATGGCATAAAGCCGTCAAAGTATTACCCAATTTTTGTATCGTTCATAAACAGGATTGGTTTACCAAAGAAAACTACGAGCCGAATATTCAAAAGGAAAACCTAAGTTTTCTTACGCGTTCGTACGAAAGACACTTTAACGAACGTCCATTTCTAAATCACCGTTGTTATCTATTCATTACACAAACTACTGAAAAGAGAATGCGTGCCCAAAGTAACTTTTCATCTCTTTGCAAAGGGCATTTTCTTCCCAAACAAGTCACCAAAAAAGAACATTTTACTCGCTTTTTAGAAGCGGTAGCACAATTTGAGCGCATCTTAAATGATAGTGGCTTTTTACAACTCACTCGATTGACCGAAAAAGACTATATCGGCGATAAAAATTCCAAAGGCTTATGGGAACGCTATTTTAGCTTAACCCCAGACAGCCACCCTAGTTTACAAGATATCTGTCTATCGGCAGAAGAAATGCGTATAGGCAACCAACGCCTATGTTTACATACCTTGTCTAATACAGAAGATTTACCCGCCAAAGTATCCCCTGATAGTCGCTACGAAGGCTTATCAACTGATAGAAGCGACTGCCGACTATCCTTTGCAAGTCCAGTCGGTTTGTTATTGAGTTGCAATCATATCTATAATCAATACCTTTTTATTGATAACTCTGAAAAGAATTTACAACGATTTGAGAAATCCGCTCGGAATATGCACTCGCTCGCTCGGTATAGCCGTGCCAATCAAATCAATAAGCAGTGGATTGATAATTATCTCAACCAAGCTCATTCTTTTGGTTTAACCTCTATTCGAGCGCATTTTAATGTCATGGCGTGGTCGGATAATCCACAGGAACTCCGCAAGATCAAAAATGATTGCGGTAGTGCTTTAGCTGCTATGGAATGTAAACCCCATCATAATACGGTTGATGTTGCCACTTTGTATTGGGCGGGTATTCCTGGAAATGCTGCGGATTTTCCTAGTGAAGAAAGTTTTTACACTTTTATAGAACCTGCCTTATGTTTCTTCACGCAAGAAACGAATTATCATAGTTCGCCCAGTCCTTTCGGAATAAAAATGTCGGATAGACTGACAGGCAAACCTATTCATCTGGACATCTCGGATTTACCGATGAAAAAGGGCATTATCACCAACCGAAACAAATTTGTTCTCGGTCCGTCAGGAAGTGGGAAGTCATTTTTTACCAATCATATGGTTCGACAATATTACGAACAAGGTACTCATGTACTCATGGTAGATACGGGGAATTCTTACCAAGGTATTTGTAAACTCATCAATACTAAAACCAAAGGTAGAGACGGAGTTTATTTCACTTATACTGAGGATAATCCGATTGCTTTTAATCCTTTCTATACCGATGATAATGTGTTCGATATAGAAAAAAGGGAAAGTATCAAAACGCTCATTATGACGCTTTGGAAACGCGAAGACGAACCTGCCAGACGTTCAGAAGAAGTAGCACTATCTAATGCGGTGAATCTCTACATTCAAAAAATACAAGCTGACTCTTCTCATATTCCTTCGTTCAATGGGTTTTACGAGTTTGTTAAAGAAGAGTATCAAAAGGTTTTAGAGCAAAAACAAGTCCGAGAAAAGGATTTTGACTTGATGAACTTTTTGAATGTTTTAGAACCGTATTACAAAGGTGGCGAGTACGACTATCTTTTAAATTCGGACAAAGAAATGGATTTGCTCAATAAACGATTTATCGTTTTCGAAATAGATGCCATCAAAGACCACCCGATATTGTTTCCTGTCGTTACCATTATCATTATGGAAGTCTTTATCAATAAAATGCGAAGACTCCAAGGGATTCGCAAAATGATATTGATTGAAGAGGCATGGAAAGCCATCGCCAAAGAAGGAATGGCAGAATACATTAAATACTTATTTAAGACTGTTCGTAAATATTTTGGTGAAGCGGTGATTGTAACGCAAGAAGTGGACGATATTATTCACTCTCCAATAGTAAAAGAGTCCATTATCAATAACTCCGATTGTAAAATATTGCTCGACCAGAGGAAATATATGAACAAGTTTGAGGATATTCAAAGAATGCTTGGACTTACCGAAAAAGAAAAATCACAAATCCTTTCGATCAACCAGAACAATGACCCCAACCGATTGTATAAAGAGGTGTGGATAGGCTTAGGCGGTACGCATTCGGCGGTTTATGTCACTGAGGTAAGCCCCGAAGAATATTTAGCCTATACGACCGAAGAGTCCGAGAAATACGAACTCATGCAATTAACTAAAAAACTTGATGGCAACTTAGAGTTGGCCATTCGCCAAAAGGCACAAGAGAGACGAGAAGAACTTTATTAA
- a CDS encoding DUF4133 domain-containing protein encodes MQKKKKSYAINKGIGRTVEFKGLKAQYLFIFAGGLLGVLLITMILYIVGVSPYITMGLGVLLASLVIWQTFSLNRKYGEHGLMKIAANRRHPKFLIHRKAVHRFIQPTNSHTHEK; translated from the coding sequence ATGCAAAAAAAGAAAAAAAGCTATGCCATCAATAAAGGTATCGGCAGAACGGTAGAATTTAAAGGACTCAAAGCCCAATACCTGTTTATTTTCGCAGGTGGTTTATTGGGTGTCCTGCTAATTACGATGATACTCTATATAGTGGGCGTAAGTCCTTATATCACGATGGGTTTAGGTGTCCTATTGGCGAGTTTGGTCATTTGGCAGACTTTTTCGCTGAACCGAAAATATGGCGAACACGGCTTAATGAAAATAGCCGCCAATAGAAGACATCCTAAATTCCTTATCCACCGAAAGGCTGTCCATCGATTTATCCAACCTACTAATTCCCATACCCATGAGAAATAA
- the traM gene encoding conjugative transposon protein TraM: protein MEENKTNQEEPKKFSVLLTDEEQQAQEEQEEAQREENRKQLKKWFIFALMGLAFLGCMYLLFFMGNESEDKLKVEQDLIPEPTEISLPEDKGEAYEQALLEQKRKEKQMAMQSMGYFSEEDEPLTEEDKTAIGSSMASYQNINETLGNFYEEDTNDEEKVQMQEEINQLKEQLNQKETHDPLETQMKLMERSYQLANQYNPQQSGQGITNENPDVAPNNTEEDKAYIGSDKEANITPVYSVSNKVVSQLTRALSDEKLLENWVQQNQRGFHSMESQKEEKPMLKNSIKACIHTEQRIDKNNRIPLRLLEPIRVAGMVLPKGTLLTAMAKIGEGRLLLDIRSLEYQGRIVPVSVTAYDLDGQRGLYIPYTPGANAFREVAAGLSQSSGTNYTFSSSAKEQILSEVGKGVLQGTSSYISKKIAHPKIKVKAGYQLLLVSKP, encoded by the coding sequence ATGGAAGAGAATAAAACAAATCAAGAAGAACCAAAAAAATTCAGTGTGCTACTTACAGATGAAGAGCAACAGGCACAAGAAGAACAGGAAGAAGCGCAAAGAGAAGAAAACCGAAAACAACTCAAAAAATGGTTCATTTTTGCTTTGATGGGCTTGGCTTTCTTAGGCTGTATGTATCTATTGTTCTTTATGGGGAACGAATCTGAGGATAAATTAAAAGTAGAGCAAGATCTTATACCAGAGCCTACGGAAATTTCATTACCTGAAGATAAGGGAGAAGCCTATGAACAAGCGTTATTAGAACAAAAGCGTAAAGAAAAGCAAATGGCTATGCAGTCGATGGGCTATTTTTCTGAAGAGGACGAACCTCTAACGGAGGAAGATAAAACAGCCATTGGTTCCTCAATGGCTTCTTATCAAAATATCAATGAAACATTAGGTAATTTCTATGAAGAGGATACTAATGATGAGGAAAAAGTTCAAATGCAGGAAGAAATTAACCAACTCAAAGAGCAATTAAACCAAAAAGAGACTCACGATCCCTTGGAAACTCAAATGAAACTTATGGAGCGTTCGTATCAACTAGCCAATCAATACAATCCACAGCAAAGTGGACAAGGAATCACTAATGAAAATCCCGATGTTGCTCCCAATAATACTGAAGAGGATAAAGCTTATATAGGGAGTGATAAAGAAGCCAATATTACGCCTGTATATAGCGTATCTAATAAAGTGGTAAGCCAACTTACAAGAGCCTTATCCGATGAGAAATTATTAGAAAATTGGGTACAACAGAATCAGAGAGGTTTCCATTCTATGGAAAGCCAAAAGGAAGAAAAGCCAATGCTAAAAAACAGTATTAAGGCGTGTATTCACACCGAGCAACGCATTGATAAAAATAATCGTATTCCTTTACGACTTTTAGAACCTATTCGAGTGGCAGGAATGGTACTGCCCAAAGGTACGCTTTTGACCGCTATGGCAAAGATTGGCGAAGGAAGACTGTTGTTAGACATTCGTTCATTGGAGTATCAAGGGCGTATCGTTCCCGTATCGGTAACTGCCTACGACTTAGATGGACAAAGGGGACTTTATATCCCTTATACACCTGGTGCCAATGCTTTTCGTGAAGTCGCTGCTGGACTCAGTCAATCTTCTGGAACCAATTACACTTTTAGCTCCTCTGCCAAAGAACAAATTTTGTCCGAGGTAGGTAAAGGCGTATTACAAGGCACGAGTTCGTATATATCCAAAAAGATAGCCCACCCTAAAATCAAAGTAAAAGCAGGCTATCAACTTTTATTAGTATCAAAACCTTAA
- a CDS encoding ParB N-terminal domain-containing protein: protein MENTKRITKHIDRLILDPNNYRFIDKPDYKHIPVEQAADSRIQQRTINFLLGKNQQNIQDLIDSFRTNGFLDIDQIQVREIDGDKLLVIEGNRRIATLKYLWEKFKNGDDVGKLEEADFKSINLVKIENEDPAQHLITMGLHHISGKKRWSAVNEAQLISDLIKKYNKTEEGVCQSLGITKHKLRRSLRTLSLIQQYKESDYGDQFQSNKYTIFETIVGNPAMKNWIDWDDISYRAKNKVNIEKLFEWISETEETEEDEEGGEQIIKKEPIINQYRQIKEIADCTSSN from the coding sequence ATGGAAAATACTAAAAGAATTACAAAGCATATTGATAGGCTTATCCTAGATCCTAACAATTATAGATTTATAGATAAACCCGACTATAAGCATATTCCAGTCGAACAAGCTGCGGATTCCCGAATACAACAAAGGACAATCAATTTTCTTTTGGGTAAAAATCAACAAAATATTCAAGACCTAATTGATAGCTTTAGAACGAATGGTTTTTTAGATATTGATCAGATACAAGTGAGAGAAATTGATGGAGATAAACTTTTAGTTATTGAGGGAAATAGAAGAATCGCTACATTAAAATATTTGTGGGAAAAGTTTAAAAATGGAGATGACGTAGGTAAATTAGAAGAGGCAGACTTTAAAAGTATAAATCTTGTTAAAATAGAAAATGAAGATCCTGCACAGCATTTGATAACAATGGGGCTTCATCATATAAGTGGTAAAAAACGATGGAGTGCTGTAAATGAAGCTCAATTAATAAGTGATTTGATTAAAAAATATAATAAAACTGAAGAGGGAGTTTGTCAATCTTTGGGAATAACAAAACATAAGTTAAGAAGAAGTCTTCGAACACTGTCCTTGATTCAACAATATAAAGAAAGTGACTATGGAGATCAATTTCAGTCAAATAAATACACAATTTTTGAAACAATTGTAGGGAATCCTGCAATGAAAAATTGGATAGATTGGGATGATATAAGCTACAGAGCTAAAAATAAAGTAAATATCGAAAAATTGTTTGAATGGATTTCGGAGACAGAAGAAACTGAAGAAGATGAAGAAGGAGGAGAACAAATTATAAAAAAAGAACCTATAATTAATCAATACCGACAAATAAAAGAAATTGCGGACTGTACGTCGTCAAACTAA